In Humulus lupulus chromosome 7, drHumLupu1.1, whole genome shotgun sequence, the following are encoded in one genomic region:
- the LOC133791393 gene encoding amino acid transporter AVT1J-like yields MDAKAVVDDYSMPLLVGEKQQHGLLGRREEEIESNNHNHDYQKTKSSFVKTCFNGLNALSGAGLLSIPYALASGGWLSLILLFVISSAAFYSGILIKRSLELDSINITTYSDIGYRAFGNKGRTMAAILMYTEQYLVATGFLILGGDNLNNLFPGVKLDISGGLALDGQQCFILIVALAILPSVWFDNLSLLSYVSASGVIASLVIFLSIVWAGAFDGIGFHLEKTSLLNLKGLPTAVSLYAFCYSAHPVFPGLYTNIKNKNQFSNVLALCFFLCTFTYAAMAVLGYLMYGSDIQSEITLNLPTKNLSSKVATYTTLITPIAKYAINVTPIVDEVKRCLPNYLSPKFSGMIIGTTILISNVVVALTVPFFASLMSLVGAFVSVTTAITFPCLCYFKISGNYQRFGYETVVLISIMMMGIAVAICGTYTSLIDILGKLQS; encoded by the exons ATGGATGCGAAGGCAGTAGTAGATGACTATTCCATGCCACTTCTGGTTGGTGAAAAGCAACAACATGGGTTATtaggaagaagagaagaggaaatCGAATcaaataatcataatcatgattaCCAGAAAACGAAATCGTCTTTTGTCAAAACCTGTTTCAATGGTTTAAATGCTTTATCAG GAGCTGGATTACTTTCAATCCCATATGCACTAGCCTCGGGAGGATGGCTAAGCTTGATACTTCTCTTTGTTATATCTAGTGCAGCTTTTTATTCAGGCATCCTTATAAAGAGGAGTTTGGAGCTTGATTCCATAAACATAACAACTTATTCTGATATAGGCTATCGTGCTTTTGGGAACAAAGGAAGAACAATGGCTGCCATTCTCATGTACACAGAGCAGTACTTAGTGGCAACTGGTTTTCTAATCCTTGGTGGTGATAACCTGAACAACCTATTTCCTGGTGTTAAGCTTGACATTTCAGGAGGATTAGCACTCGATGGCCAACAATGTTTCATTCTGATCGTTGCTCTAGCTATATTACCCTCGGTTTGGTTTGATAACTTGAGCCTTCTTTCTTATGTCTCGGCAAGTGGGGTTATAGCCTCTTTGGTCATCTTTTTGTCCATTGTTTGGGCTGGTGCTTTTGATGGCATTGGGTTTCATCTTGAGAAGACATCTCTTCTTAATTTGAAGGGACTTCCTACTGCCGTTAGCTTGTATGCCTTCTGTTATTCTGCCCATCCAGTCTTCCCCGGCCTTTATACCAACATCAAAAACAAAAATCAATTCTCTAAT GTACTTGCGTTATGCTTCTTTCTATGCACATTTACATATGCAGCAATGGCAGTATTAGGATACCTGATGTACGGGTCAGATATCCAATCAGAGATCACGTTGAACCTGCCGACAAAGAATCTGAGCTCAAAAGTTGCCACATACACCACCTTGATCACTCCCATAGCCAAATATGCCATAAATGTGACACCTATTGTGGATGAAGTCAAACGTTGCTTACCAAATTATCTCAGCCCCAAATTCTCCGGTATGATAATAGGTACCACCATCTTAATAAGTAACGTTGTGGTAGCACTCACAGTACCCTTCTTTGCTTCTCTAATGTCACTGGTCGGTGCCTTTGTCAGTGTCACAACCGCCATTACATTCCCATGTCTATGCTACTTCAAAATATCTGGTAATTACCAAAGATTTGGATATGAAACCGTAGTTTTAATCAGCATAATGATGATGGGTATTGCAGTTGCTATATGTGGTACTTACACCTCTTTGATAGATATATTAGGGAAGCTTCAATCATAA